A single genomic interval of Paracoccus contaminans harbors:
- the uppS gene encoding polyprenyl diphosphate synthase, which yields MAAIPADAAAVTADGASRARHVAIIMDGNGRWATERGWPRLVGHRRGAERVKQLVKAAPDMGVEWLTLYAFSTENWKRSTAEVLGLMGIFARYIRREADAMAAEGVRMRFIGGRDRLDPALRDLFSWIEARTVGNRRLNLTVAINYGGRDELARAAARLAGRIARGEITHPTEADLAACLDTAGHPDPDLVIRTSGETRTSNFLPFQAAYAEYEFTPVLWPDFTPAHLAEILDRTSQRQRRFGGA from the coding sequence ATGGCCGCCATTCCCGCCGATGCCGCAGCCGTGACGGCAGATGGCGCCAGCCGCGCGCGTCATGTCGCCATCATCATGGACGGCAACGGCCGCTGGGCCACCGAACGGGGCTGGCCGCGGCTGGTGGGCCACCGGCGGGGCGCCGAGCGGGTCAAGCAGCTGGTCAAGGCGGCCCCCGACATGGGGGTGGAATGGCTGACCCTCTATGCCTTCTCGACCGAAAACTGGAAGCGTTCGACGGCCGAGGTGCTTGGCCTCATGGGTATCTTCGCCCGCTATATCCGGCGCGAGGCCGATGCCATGGCGGCCGAGGGCGTGCGGATGCGCTTCATCGGGGGGCGCGACCGGCTGGACCCGGCGTTGCGGGATCTGTTTTCCTGGATCGAGGCGCGCACCGTCGGCAACAGGCGGCTGAACCTGACCGTCGCGATCAATTACGGCGGCCGGGACGAGCTGGCCCGGGCCGCGGCCCGCCTGGCAGGGCGCATCGCCCGCGGCGAGATCACCCATCCGACCGAGGCCGACCTTGCCGCCTGCCTCGACACGGCGGGCCATCCCGATCCCGATCTGGTGATCCGCACCTCGGGCGAGACGCGCACATCGAATTTCCTGCCCTTCCAGGCGGCTTACGCGGAATATGAATTCACCCCGGTGCTGTGGCCGGATTTCACCCCGGCGCATCTGGCCGAGATCCTTGATCGCACCAGCCAGCGCCAGCGCCGTTTCGGCGGCGCATGA
- a CDS encoding phosphatidate cytidylyltransferase translates to MSLPRPRVTPAGRWADLAQRVGSALVILVLGGGLLMAPPRWSGLGLAILFGALLWELARLVAPVDPVPGGQLPVPRPGIREGRMALIIGLLAGLAMAATLLLSPWAGAALALPVALGWRLAQPALRPALAGQAILMALATAGLAWVRATHGQGTAWWIVILVVLSDVLGYFVGRAVGGPKFWPRYSPNKTWSGTAAGWVGAILAGGVLVALGLAGPGTLVAGPLLVLGGQLGDIAESALKRRAGVKDSSHIIPGHGGLMDRFDAMGGALASALVLGLAGLLPVVGQ, encoded by the coding sequence ATGAGCCTGCCCCGCCCGCGCGTGACCCCGGCTGGCCGCTGGGCTGACCTGGCGCAGCGCGTCGGATCGGCGCTGGTCATCCTGGTGCTGGGCGGGGGCTTGCTCATGGCGCCGCCAAGGTGGTCGGGGCTGGGGCTGGCGATCCTGTTCGGCGCGCTGCTGTGGGAACTGGCGCGGCTGGTGGCCCCGGTCGATCCGGTGCCGGGCGGCCAGTTGCCGGTTCCCCGGCCCGGCATCCGCGAAGGCCGCATGGCGCTGATCATCGGCCTGCTGGCCGGGCTGGCCATGGCGGCGACGCTGCTGCTCAGCCCTTGGGCGGGGGCGGCTCTGGCGCTGCCGGTCGCCCTCGGCTGGCGGCTGGCGCAGCCTGCATTGCGCCCGGCCCTGGCGGGGCAGGCGATCCTGATGGCGCTGGCCACGGCGGGTCTGGCATGGGTGCGCGCCACCCACGGGCAGGGCACCGCCTGGTGGATCGTGATCCTTGTCGTGCTGTCGGACGTGCTGGGCTATTTTGTCGGCCGCGCGGTGGGCGGGCCCAAGTTCTGGCCGCGCTACAGCCCCAACAAGACATGGAGCGGGACTGCCGCCGGCTGGGTCGGCGCGATCCTGGCGGGCGGGGTGCTGGTCGCCCTGGGTCTGGCGGGGCCGGGCACCCTGGTCGCGGGCCCGCTGCTGGTGCTGGGCGGACAGCTTGGCGACATCGCGGAAAGCGCGCTCAAGCGGCGGGCAGGGGTCAAGGACAGCTCGCACATCATTCCGGGCCATGGAGGGCTGATGGACCGTTTCGACGCGATGGGCGGCGCGCTGGCCAGCGCCCTGGTGCTGGGGCTGGCGGGGCTGCTGCCGGTGGTCGGGCAGTGA